From a single Mycolicibacterium moriokaense genomic region:
- a CDS encoding lipoprotein LpqH, with protein MRTQLLVTAALALALAGCSSAPSDYTPPPGQLVAGTAQVKVNGHDAGTTDAVQCNTTGPLTIITTGDEASGITAMVSNKDELTAESVSIRDLGGFTGSYNAGLGDSADVSMSGRTYDISGIADGFDTDSPSFRNSGTFEIKVSC; from the coding sequence GTGAGAACTCAGCTGCTGGTCACCGCCGCCCTCGCCCTGGCTCTGGCAGGTTGTTCGTCGGCGCCTTCCGATTACACCCCGCCGCCCGGCCAGCTGGTCGCAGGCACCGCGCAGGTCAAGGTCAACGGCCACGACGCAGGCACCACCGACGCGGTGCAGTGCAACACGACCGGGCCTCTGACCATCATCACCACCGGTGACGAGGCCAGCGGCATCACCGCGATGGTGTCCAACAAAGACGAGCTCACCGCCGAGTCCGTCTCGATCCGCGACCTCGGCGGGTTCACCGGCAGCTACAACGCCGGGCTCGGCGACAGCGCCGACGTCTCGATGTCCGGCCGCACCTACGACATCAGCGGAATCGCCGACGGCTTCGACACCGACAGCCCCAGCTTCCGGAATTCGGGAACTTTCGAAATCAAGGTTTCCTGTTAG